A single genomic interval of Pangasianodon hypophthalmus isolate fPanHyp1 chromosome 8, fPanHyp1.pri, whole genome shotgun sequence harbors:
- the LOC113545994 gene encoding H-2 class II histocompatibility antigen, A-Q alpha chain-like isoform X1 — MFKTLQWQFGQKMETNTMKLCVILVLSTILPENTVCNVFVYEFTRLTGCSDSVDESEFFYSLNQDEIIYVDFKTKQQIIRLPPFTEPIDFRYLYDIAVNERDACVQDIKSVKAAIGSPSEARDPPEISVYPRHDVVPGEKNNFICFVKNFYPPHIRVNWTRNGVSVTEGVYISQFSINSDGTFNLFSTLTSSPNEGDEYSCTVEHQALDSPQTRTWEEPIEVPNVTPTVVFAVGIAVGILGLATGMFFVIKATCFR; from the exons at gtttaagACTCTACAGTGGCAGTTCGGACAAAAAATGGAGACTAACACTATGAAGCTCTGTGTGATCCTCGTCCTTTCAACGATTCTGCCAGAGAacactgtgtgtaatgtgt TTGTGTACGAGTTCACCAGACTGACTGGCTGCAGTGACTCTGTGGACGAATCTGAATTCTTTTATAGTCTGAATCAGGATGAAATAATCTATGTAGATTTCAAGACCAAGCAACAAATCATCAGACTGCCTCCGTTTACAGAGCCGATTGATTTTCGGTATTTGTATGACATTGCGGTTAATGAAAGAGATGCATGCGTTCAGGACATAAAATCCGTGAAAGCAGCAATCGGCAGTCCATCTGAGGCCAGAG ATCCTCCAGAGATCAGCGTCTACCCAAGACACGACGTGGTtcctggagaaaaaaataacttcATCTGCTTCGTAAAGAACTTCTATCCTCCACACATCAGAGTGAACTGGACGAGGAACGGTGTGTCGGTGACAGAGGGAGTTTACATCAGCCAGTTTTCAATAAACAGCGACGGAACCTTCAATTTATTCTCCACACTGACGAGTTCTCCGAATGAAGGAGATGAATACAGCTGCACGGTGGAGCATCAAGCTCTGGACTCGCCTCAGACTAGAACATGGG aGGAACCAATAGAAGTTCCGAATGTAACTCCGACGGTGGTGTTTGCAGTGGGAATTGCTGTAGGAATATTGGGATTAGCCACCGGAATGTTCTTTGTCATTAAAGCAACGTGTTTCCGTTAA
- the LOC113545994 gene encoding H-2 class II histocompatibility antigen, A-Q alpha chain-like isoform X2, with protein METNTMKLCVILVLSTILPENTVCNVFVYEFTRLTGCSDSVDESEFFYSLNQDEIIYVDFKTKQQIIRLPPFTEPIDFRYLYDIAVNERDACVQDIKSVKAAIGSPSEARDPPEISVYPRHDVVPGEKNNFICFVKNFYPPHIRVNWTRNGVSVTEGVYISQFSINSDGTFNLFSTLTSSPNEGDEYSCTVEHQALDSPQTRTWEEPIEVPNVTPTVVFAVGIAVGILGLATGMFFVIKATCFR; from the exons ATGGAGACTAACACTATGAAGCTCTGTGTGATCCTCGTCCTTTCAACGATTCTGCCAGAGAacactgtgtgtaatgtgt TTGTGTACGAGTTCACCAGACTGACTGGCTGCAGTGACTCTGTGGACGAATCTGAATTCTTTTATAGTCTGAATCAGGATGAAATAATCTATGTAGATTTCAAGACCAAGCAACAAATCATCAGACTGCCTCCGTTTACAGAGCCGATTGATTTTCGGTATTTGTATGACATTGCGGTTAATGAAAGAGATGCATGCGTTCAGGACATAAAATCCGTGAAAGCAGCAATCGGCAGTCCATCTGAGGCCAGAG ATCCTCCAGAGATCAGCGTCTACCCAAGACACGACGTGGTtcctggagaaaaaaataacttcATCTGCTTCGTAAAGAACTTCTATCCTCCACACATCAGAGTGAACTGGACGAGGAACGGTGTGTCGGTGACAGAGGGAGTTTACATCAGCCAGTTTTCAATAAACAGCGACGGAACCTTCAATTTATTCTCCACACTGACGAGTTCTCCGAATGAAGGAGATGAATACAGCTGCACGGTGGAGCATCAAGCTCTGGACTCGCCTCAGACTAGAACATGGG aGGAACCAATAGAAGTTCCGAATGTAACTCCGACGGTGGTGTTTGCAGTGGGAATTGCTGTAGGAATATTGGGATTAGCCACCGGAATGTTCTTTGTCATTAAAGCAACGTGTTTCCGTTAA